The genomic window TCCTTTACTTTAGAACAACCTTTTTTATTTACTTAATTTAACTTAAAATAATTGTCTAAAAGCAAATGCTTAAAAAATAgcacttaattaaaaaaataaaatttaagtaaCCACTATACATAAAAtttcataaataaacaaaatNNNNNNNNNNNNNNNNNNNNNNNNNNNNNNNNNNNNNNNNNNNNNNNNNNNNNNNNNNNNNNNNNNNNNNNNNNNNNNNNNNNNNNNNNNNNNNNNGTGTCGAAATTCTATTTAtatcttaaaaaaatatataataattccaatttacattatAATTATATTTGTGCATGAGAGCTTATAATAGTGTCTATTTTGAGAGCTTAATTAAACTAGAGTTCCTATTCAACGAAGGATTTAAGAAAATGGCtttaaaaaatatatcaatatttTTTGGTgtctaaaaaaacaaaaataaaaaataaataatatattaatttgCTAGAGGAACCAATTTAACTGCTAAAATAAAAGCATggtcagcataaaaattcaagaACATTTATTTTGAACAATTAATACGAATTTGGACTTCTTAAATGTTGTCGGTGCACACATCACTGCAGAAATcactcagtttttttttttttttccttacctATAGTGTGTAAGATATTGTTTATACTCTCATTTAAAATAACTTTTATTACCAACCGAAAATTCAAAacgattaaataaattaattgagCTGGTTGTTTTGCAAAGTATTATTACTAATGCTATGCATTTGTGTTTTAGTTATTAAatcctttttgtttttttggGCACAAAAGGAAGGTTTTTGGTTACATGGAAAAGTCCTTTGAGATTGAAAGTTCAAACATTTTTCAATTCAAACATTTTTCAATCAGTCAAAAGCCAAAACTAAGAATGTAGAAATTTGCATCCAATTGAAAAAATTTGTGTGTGGAGAAAAAGTGCCACAAATTGGAATTATGTTCTTAAAAGTCAACTACTTAATTAGAATGTGCATTATCTTTTAATTTAAATAGATAAAGTAATGGTAGCTGCAGTCAGAATCAAAATCTTTTAAAGAGGTATATACTTTATTGTGTTGTTAGGTTTGAATTTCATGACTTCAAATTTGATATGAAATCACTTTTACAGAAACTAATAAACATAGATTACCTGGCTATGCAGTGTGAATCTCTTTGATATGTTGCAATAATTGAGGATTACATTATGTTCAATGCAGCTCAAGTTTCTCTTGTGACTATAAAGCTTGTTCAAGACTTATTGAATATGTTTCACAAtttagggcttgtttgggtgagcttttaaaaaaaagatctttttttgagttatctttttttaaaagatcttatagagaagtaaaagtaattttatgtttggatatctcatgtaaaaagatctttttatcaatcaattatgtttgggtataacaatataaaagtatttttttgtttatttattacatgaaaaacatctttttttaagaaaaaaagatcttttaaaaaaagatgtaaattacagcttctcaaaaaagatcttttttttattttactagtgcttttacttttactactagaaatttgccaaacacgttaaaaaataaaaaaagaccttttttcattgaaaaaagatttttttttaacaaaataatggcgcctaAACATGCACCTAAAAAGATTATCTGCGAAATCAAAGAGTTGCTCAAGATTTTAGGATTCCATTGTATTCAATACAGCTCAAGTTTCCCTTGTGGTGATAAAGCTTGCTCAAGACCTATTGAATACGTTTCACAcgtattaaaaaatttcaagagagtttaattttgatgcactgacgtACAATCACATCTGTTCTTTTAGATGATCATTCACGCGATCAATGTGAAAAGTAGTTACTTTTACTGATATGACATCGCGTAATTGAATGTATGTGTAAAACTATTTTAATTTGAGAACATTGGCCTTATATTGGGGAAAAGGGCCCTCTTTTTAAGCATGAATTGGTCATATAAAAACAACATCAGTGATCACACAATACAATCACATTGCAACAACTGAAACATATTCATTCACAAATCCCTTCCAATAGGGAGATGCTGAATAACAAacagaatttatttattttattccaaGACCAACAAAGTTTACTTTGATTGCAAGAGACCAGCTTCTTTATAGCTCTCAACAGCATCAGTGAGTGTCTCCTCCAATGGCTTGTATCTCCAACCAAGCCTCTGTAGTTTCTCTGAGCTTAACTTTGTTTGATGATCATCCACCTCAACAAAGCTACCAATAATGCAAATTGTGTTTAGAATTGATACTAACAAGCAAAAGTTCTGTGTTTCCTAAAAGTTCATCCTTTTGTCATAAATaagataagaatttaattttgatacattgcCCGTGTATTCAATTACGTAACGTTACATCAGTAAAAATAACTATCTTTTTCACATTGACCCTGTAAATAGTCATAAAAAAACAGATGTAATTGCACGACGGTATAAAACGCTTTAcactgtcagtgcatcaaaattaaactcataagATAGAAATTGGTTTATCATTGATAATTGAAATTTTTCATCATAGATCATGGGGAAAGTGAAGCTTACTTTGTAGGGTAGTTGTAGTTTGGATATTTACTCTTCAATTTCTCCACCATATCCTTTGCTTTAACAGGGTGTGAAGTGCATATATATCTCCCTTCTGCTTCAGGCTTTTCATAAGCCAAAAGAATTGCATCGGCTACATCTCGCACGTCAACTATCCAACGATGTTTGTTCTCCAATGATTCACAACCTTAAACATGAATTCATATATACATTTCAAAAAAGAGAACTATGGATGCTAAAAGTTATAATTTACAACTAGAATGAAACATATGACATCACTAAAAATTGGTGTTTAGATTAGTTTACTTCATGGTCAACTAAATTTACAAACCAAACTTGGAATCTGCTTGCACAAGAGGAATTTTATGCCACCTTTGTTGTTCATGCGTCTCAAGATTTTAATTGTTTGCACTTTAAGGTATACGAGAAGAGCTTCGAATGAACCACACCACAAAAGTTAGCTATTTTAACCGTTCAAGTCTAGGCCGGTGCATGATTATCATGTAAAATAAGATCAAGGTGGCTTTATAACTAGCACTGCAGAGTAAATAAACTAGCATATTGTAGAAGACAGTAATAATTAAGCATTTAAGCACCTTTCAAAATCTTGAGGAGAACCAAGCTACTTGCATTCACAATAGATGACCTTAAAATGGGTCCAAGCACAAGGGTAGGACAAATGCTCACCACATCAAGCCCGGTTCTTTTCGCAAAGTCTAGGGCCTGCTCTTCAGCCTCTGTCTTGGAGAAGCAATACCAGTTCTGAATCATAAAAACTTGAGAGTTTAGTCATATATAACACAGATGTTCTCTACAACTGATACGGTTGTAATTATAAGACCAATGACAAATTCGTATCACAAGCATATATGTAACAGAATTATACTAACATTGGATTTTCTGCAATAGTCTTTATCAGACCAACAAGATTCATCAATCACTTTGTCATTTGGAAAATTTGGGTTCATGAAAGCAGCGGCTACAGATGACACATAGACGACTCGTTCCACTTTAGCTTCAAGAGAAGCTTCAAGCACATTGGTAGTTCCCTTGACGGCGGGCTCAATCATTTCTACCTGCAGAAATTTCTACTACTACTGGCATCATTGATTCCACCGGGAAAAtgtgttagagatataatcattcatGTTGCTTCTTTCTATTAGCTTAAGTTTTTGGGACGAGTGAtttcatgacatggtatcaaAACTCTATATCCGAGGATCTAGAATAGCATAAGGCTTATGCAAAAAACAAACCCAAAAAAGACTCTTGCTTGAGAGGGAATGTCGGAGATATAATCATTCATGTTGCTTCCTCTTATCAgcttaaacttttgggatgaaTGGTTTCAAGACAAAATGAATATATAGGCCTCACACTGGTTAACATGTAAATTGGATAAATAAGAACATAAACACAACATTAACTCCACAACCATAATAATTTTCCCATTAACCACAAAACTAATGCTACTGCAGATTTGTCAAATGAACTATTTTGAAGACAATGATCAAACAAAATAAATCCTTTAAGCTTTGACATAAATAAATCAAAGAGTATTATGATATTAGAAGATTCCATGCCTCAGGGTTGGTTGATGTTGTTGAAGGCACAGGGCAAGCAACATGGAAAACAGCATTGCATCCAGCAATTGCTGACTGAACTGATTCATAACTCAACAAATCTGCTTTGAAGAGTTTAAGATTCTCAGAAGCTCCCTCAAGCTTCATCAAGTGAGCATATTTCTCATCACCTACTCACAAATTAAAACaagtaataataaataaaattataattttgtatTGAGTTTAGCATTAACTCAAAAGAGTATCTGCAAGAGATTAGTAAGAAAACAAAATTATGAGAGTGgtttcaatttagaaaaagaaataaaatgggGATTGGTGAAAAGTACCAGGTTGTCTAACAGTGCCATGAACGATGTATCCTTTGGAAAGAAGAAACTTAACAACCCAAGAAGCTAAGAAACCTCCTGCACCAGTTACGCATATTTTCTTCTTTGCTGCAGAAGCTGCCATTGCCATTTTCCTTCCTTATCTCAAGCTCAAGTAGAGTTCttttctttgcttctttcttcaATCTTTGCCTCTTGTAAAGAATCTTCTTAGTTTTTCTATTTGAGTCCTGAGTCAATGTTATATTGTTTGTTGGATTTTGTTATATATAAAAGGCAAGTGACACGCCACGttttacaaaagaaaaagtataaaTAACCAAAAAAAGAAATGCATGTGAATGCCACGTTTTAAAATACGATTATATTacatatatactaaaattagcaacaaaaattaactactaatataaaatatgttaaaatataaataaatattaaaaataaattaaactacatatatatttatacataaatatattagtgattgattttaataattaattttagtgtataaatagtatttttatttaaaatatcatGCACTGCAGAGTAAATAAACTAGCATATTGTAGAAGACAGTAATAATTAAGCATTTAAGCACCTTTCAAAATCTTGAGGAGAACCAAGCTACTTGCATTCACAATAGATGACCTTAAAATGGGTCCAAGCACAAGGGTAGGACAAATGCTCACCACATCAAGCCCGGTTCTTTTCGCAAAGTCTAGGGCCTGCTCTTCAGCCTCTGTCTTGGAGAAGCAATACCAGTTCTGAATCATAAAAACTTGAGAGTTTAGTCATATATAACACAGATGTTCTCTACAACTGATACGGTTGTAATTATAAGACCAATGACAAATTCGTATCACAAGCATATATGTAACAGAATTATACTAACATTGGATTTTCTGCAATAGTCTTTATCAGACCAACAAGATTCATCAATCACTTTGTCATTTGGAAAATTTGGGTTCATGAAAGCAGCGGCTACAGATGACACATAGACGACTCGTTCCACTTTAGCTTCAAGAGAAGCTTCAAGCACATTGGTAGTTCCCTTGACGGCGGGCTCAATCATTTCTACCTGCAGAAATTTCTACTACTACTGGCATCATTGATTCCACCGGGAAAAtgtgttagagatataatcattcatGTTGCTTCTTTCTATTAGCTTAAGTTTTTGGGACGAGTGAtttcatgacatggtatcaaAACTCTATATCCGAGGATCTAGAATAGCATAAGGCTTATGCAAAAAACAAACCCAAAAAAGACTCTTGCTTGAGAGGGAATGTCGGAGATATAATCATTCATGTTGCTTCCTCTTATCAgcttaaacttttgggatgaaTGGTTTCAAGACAAAATGAATATATAGGCCTCACACTGGTTAACATGTAAATTGGATAAATAAGAACATAAACACAACATTAACTCCACAACCATAATAATTTTCCCATTAACCACAAAACTAATGCTACTGCAGATTTGTCAAATGAACTATTTTGAAGACAATGATCAAACAAAATAAATCCTTTAAGCTTTGACATAAATAAATCAAAGAGTATTATGATATTAGAAGATTCCATGCCTCAGGGTTGGTTGATGTTGTTGAAGGCACAGGGCAAGCAACATGGAAAACAGCATTGCATCCAGCAATTGCTGACTGAACTGATTCATAACTCAACAAATCTGCTTTGAAGAGTTTAAGATTCTCAGAAGCTCCCTCAAGCTTCATCAAGTGAGCATATTTCTCATCACCTACTCACAAATTAAAACaagtaataataaataaaattataattttgtatTGAGTTTAGCATTAACTCAAAAGAGTATCTGCAAGAGATTAGTAAGAAAACAAAATTATGAGAGTGgtttcaatttagaaaaagaaataaaatgggGATTGGTGAAAAGTACCAGGTTGTCTAACAGTGCCATGAACGATGTATCCTTTGGAAAGAAGAAACTTAACAACCCAAGAAGCTAAGAAACCTCCTGCACCAGTTACGCATATTTTCTTCTTTGCTGCAGAAGCTGCCATTGCCATTTTCCTTCCTTATCTCAAGCTCAAGTAGAGTTCttttctttgcttctttcttcaATCTTTGCCTCTTGTAAAGAATCTTCTTAGTTTTTCTATTTGAGTCCTGAGTCAATGTTATATTGTTTGTTGGATTTTGTTATATATAAAAGGCAAGTGACACGCCACGttttacaaaagaaaaagtataaaTAACCAAAAAAAGAAATGCATGTGAATGCCACGTTTTAAAATACGATTATATTacatatatactaaaattagcaacaaaaattaactactaatataaaatatgttaaaatataaataaatattaaaaataaattaaactacatatatatttatacataaatatattagtgattgattttaataattaattttagtgtataaatagtatttttatttaaaatatcatTATGTATTCACATTCTttcgttaatttttttttcaactatACAGCTTTAGGTTTCTTTTCCGTAGTTGTTGAATAGGATTGTTTATGAAAAAGGTTCTACAATGGCACTGTAATgttccttcctttttttttttttatcaactaACCCAAAAAAGTCTGTGAAGCGTATACATCTAAGTCCAACTGATAATTATTCTTTTCATATATTATCTAGGAAAAATTATTGTAAAAGACCATTAATAAAACATAATTAATAAGAATGATggttaatattaaaattattaaaaaggattaatttatatattattaaaaacaaaaataaaaaaaaaatattgaaaagatAATATTATCCCAAtaatttcttttctctttctttttgttttttacttttctttctcCATCTGAATGATTTGTTTTATGTTCATTGTTGACTATTTTATATATGATAATGATAAGACATTACTATATTTTCAAGTCCTAAGTCTTATGTTTTGTGATTGACAGTAACAAATGAAGAATAAGAATTTGAGTATGATAGACAATTAGAAAAAAGAGatatatttacaaaaaaaaataaataaaaaaataatctaaaaatatatttatcttttcacaaaaaaaattaatccttctctttaatattataaaattattttttttaaatatttttacattaaaattttttttaataattaaatcttttttatggtcctttagaataattttttctattatcTATTTAAATTCGATTTTGAAAGTTGAGTATTGAATTGTATGCATCTATTTTTTGTGAGTGATCCACAAACTAAAAACATTTCGAGTCTAAATTGAGAGATGTCTTTTATggggaaaaaaaattatttaaaatgtgCATACGTTGTAAGACATGTTAAATTGAGAACATAACGATAACACAATCATGCGACTTGGGACTAATACGACACAATTTCGTGAAGGAATCAATGAACCGACAAGACTTTGAAAGTGAATAATGATACTATGATAGTGACGTGGAGACTACCAAATTATTTGTATTAAGAAAAGACCATTTGCATAAACAATAAtagatttggaaaaaaaaaaaaactaaaaaaagagTAGCTAAGTAGGTAACTAGGTATTAGATGTGAAATTTCTTTGTGAACTCGAAATAGTCACAACTCAAAAGACACACGGTCAATAAATACTTAAATAGCATGAAAAAATTATCCAAACTTCTTATTCCAAATTAATTTCAGGATAATGTAAACAACCAGGCAGGAAAAATAAAACAGATAAGCTcagttaaaattataaaaaaatttaggaagccagcaactttgttaaattctgaccagcatataaccagcaaagaaaaataAGTCATTacatgaaatctcacaccaatctcacaccattaaaaccatcattgatgactatttgatgactacaaatcacaaaaattactgtcccctaacattcctctaaaattattatataaatacCAACATACTAGGGTTTCAAATTCTGGGTTGTGCACCCAATAAAAACTTGTTTGGatgaacttaaaaaaaaaacaaatttcaagcgatcttttttaaaaaaataaaaataattttatgtttaaatatttcattaaaaatatatttttatctaataattatatttaaatacaataatataaaaatattttttatttatttattatgtgaagacatctttttttaaggaagttttttttttaaaagatataaatGGNNNNNNNNNNNNNNNNNNNNNNNNNNNNNNNNNNNNNNNNNNNNNNNNNNNNNNNNNNNNNNNNNNNNNNNNNNNNNNNNNNNNNNNNNNNNNNNNNNNNNNNNNNNNNNNNNNNNNNNNNNNNNNNNNNNNNNNNNNNNNNNNNNNNNNNNNNNNNNNNNNNNNNNNNNNNNNNNNNNNNNNNNNNNNNNNNNNNNNNNNNNNNNNNNNNNNNNNNNNNNNNNNNNNNNNNNNNNNNNNNNNNNNNNNNNNNNNNNNNNNNNNNNNNNNNNNNNNNNNNNNNNNNNNNNNNNNNNNNNNNNNNNNNNNNNNNNNNNNNNNNNNNNNNNNNNNNNNNNNNNNNNNNNNNNNNNNNNNNNNNNNNNNNNNNNNNNNNNNNNNNNNNNNNAaaataggatttttttttttttcaatgattttacttttactattaaaaTTTTGTCAAGCacattaaaaaaattctttttctaaCAACTTAATGGTACCCAAACAAACTCtacataaaaagaaataaaaaacagTAATCAACAATCTAGTTGCAATAATCAAAGAGGATGATACTCCGGGGAAAATATATTGTGAAAGCAGAACATTTTGCTAACCTAATTATCTGTTTTCCCTGATACATGATATGAttcttgtgacaaacaaaaagctattgaaaattaaaaattttcacATAATTCAACCTAGAATGATATAATGGGTTGACCATAAGACTAATCTAAATCTTCTCCCTGAAAAAATGGACCAACATATCTCTTCAACAGTTGACACAGCAGAATCATACTAATCAAAACTACAAACAAAACAATGACTCGCCCagttggccagtttcactgaaaATGTTTAAAACTGGACTAACCTTCTGTATGAGGAATACTTATGTAGTCCTAGAACACATTTAAAATTATCAATAACCACTATTTTTTCTTTGCATCCAGATCATAGAAGTATTTCTCCCTGGTCTACCTGGTCagattatcaacaacaatgaTGGGTAGTTGTCTTTTTGTATAGTCCAATTAGTTTATGTTCAGAGGGGTCTTCTCATTAGCTTACCAGAAGAATGACCATATGAACTGATTGCATGACTTGATCTACCTCTGGCCTATGTTTTGCGACCATGATCTGGATTATCACGTAGACCTAGCTTAGATATAACGAAACAATACGATTCCCAATCAGTTCTTCTGAGGTATTTCAATAATCTTTTTCTCCTCTGAACCATTGCGATCAAGCCTTTACGAGAATGCACATCCTAAATCATGATGGAATGAATCAAGTAAGGTATACGAGAGTAATATGCTAAGAAAGATTTTCACCATGTAATCCGAAATAAAAATCGAAGGGTCAAGAGACGGGTTGAAATCAAAACAGTGGTGACACTGCACAAGAGGGATCTCAAGGGTGAACTAATAAGATGGATCATGGCAAGACTGCAAAAGTGCAAATTGAATTAAGAAGCAATCATATGACCAGCAATAATAATACACTATTTTTTGTTCATCTGATATACTAGTAGTAAGGATGCTTATTCGGACCATTGGTTTTTATCTATAACTTTACATACATACAGCTTAATAGAAGTCCAACTCAAACAGAAATAGCTCCAGATTCATATGAAATTGGTTGGTTCAAAATTCTCTTTTGCCACCAGTAGTTATTTTCATTTCAATATATAGAAGATTAAGATCAATGAGAGATGTTGAAAGAAGTAACTCACCTTCTTGTGTAGAACAGCTGATAGATGCTTAATCTTAGTTGTGAGTTGTGCAACTGCATGAAACCAAAAATGACATAATTGATTCCATAACAATTTCTTATAACCATTTTCATAAGCATTTCCAAGACACTTTTGATATTATCACTTTCATCTAATTATGAACCTATATTGCAATAAGACAGTCACACAATGTTTCAGATTTGATAGGAATGTAACTAAAGCAAATTCATTCCCTTCCTTCCACATGCTACTCATAAATAAAACAGTTAATTAGTAATAGCCCTTACCTTGAACTCGAGCAGATCCACAGTCTGATTCTGACATTTTGAACTCATCTCTAACCTTTGCAAGTTCAATTTTCAACTTTTCTTCTGAGGACATATTATCTGGATGGAAGTACTGGAATTAGCAAAAAGTGGCAAAGTCAGGGTATCAAATTTGTTAAAACTCAGAAGTATCAACAATCTAATACGGTAAGTTATTATAGATATTTCTAATAAAACCAACACATATCAACAACGGATTCACTCAATAGTATCAAGGAGCAAGCAATTTTGAAGTATAGAACTGTGAAGTTAATGTCAACAACAATGGATTCGACATGGAATAGGTAATGTCGCAAGTTTTGAGTTTGACAATGGAATGAAGGTTCAGATCACCAAAACAAGGAGTATACCAAATAAATAGAAAACAGGCCAAAGCGAACCATTACTTACTTTTTCAACAAGATGCTCTTTACGGGGATCCGAATAGTAGGCTGGAGTCCCAATCAACTGGCTTAAGATATCAGATTTCTGCACTGGATAATTCAAACAATTAGTAATTCGCTTTTAATCAAAATCATGCCACATTAGTTTCACACCACGATCAGAGTCAAATTTAACAAATATACACAAGAACTGAGATTGATTCCATCCCATCACATCAAATTAATGGTGATTCATGACAAGCCTATACTTCATCAACCTCATGCCAAATTTTAAAATGCAGCAATGACCAAGGGTCTATTTGAGATGGCTAAGGAGGGAAGCGGAGGACGTGCCACAGTGGGGACAACTGCAGAGAGCATGCTTGAGGGAGTTAAACTAGGAAGGAGAGACAAGGCAAACAAGGGACACCATGTCCCTAACTCGCTACCGCAACCAAATCCGGGGATTAGAGACAGGGTGGATCCCCTCCCCCACACAAAACTACAAAACATAGCCTAAGCTTTATCTCACTAGACGGTGTGGAACAATGTCATCATGTTCCTATAATCCTATCCTAAATCCCAATCAAAGTTATATCCAAGTTGAAGTGAAGTTCTAAATTCAATCcataatattaattaaataaataaaaataacaaccaACAAGCTTTTACTGATTCCTATTATGTACTAATCCCTATAGTCAACTCAACCCCTCAGAATTGAAACCTTCAATATCATGTGAAAGATAAAATCAAATCcaaaaacacaagaaattaaagcTTGTTACTAACGTGAACTCTTCCTAGACTTTTCATCTTCAGATACCAGGCACTCTCTCATGTCCTTGAATAATACCCCTCCTGTGACATTGGACTCAGCTTCCTCcacctccttctctctcatcctctTCAACCTTTCGTTCAATTCTTCAATAGAGAACCACTCTTTTCTCATTCCCTCGGGTCTCAGCTTCTTCAATTTCTCCCCCAATTCGCCAAAGCTATAAACCTTCATAAACTCGGATTCTTCCTTGCGTCTCTTCTGCTTCAACACAGAATCCGGCAACCAGCTCGCAGTGCCAACCACATTCTCCGGCGAGGATGCTCCAGCTGCCGCGGTGGCGGAGGAATCTAACGGCCTCGATCTCAGCACCTCCCTGTACGCCTCCAACGAAAACGAATCAGCTCTCCTCCGGTCTCTGGCGCGAGCCTCTCCTGGCTTCCGCAAGTCATCGCGAACGGCACCGAGGTTGAAAGGTCTCCTCCCTCCGCCGTGCGCCGTACCGGAGGATTCCATGTCCGGAAAGGGCGTTTTCCGGCGCACGGTTCGGTCGTAGATATCACTGAATGAAAGCGATTCGTCCGGCAGAGTTTCGGCGGCGGTGCGGCGGCGGAACTCGGAGAGGGTGCCACGGATATCGTGGAGAGAGTTCTTCTGTTGTTGCTGATGTTGCTGTTGCTGTTGCTGCTGATGATAATGAGTGTTGGTGAATGAGGAGGATTGCTCTGAGGGTGTTGAAGGATATTGTGATTGTGATTGTGATTGTGATTCTGATTGTTGGTGTTTGAGAGTGTGTTTTAGGTCtctgagagaagaagaagaagaagatttggAGAATAAAAAGAACAAAGCGGGGTTTGTGAAAgggttgttgttgggtttggtcctgagttgaagaagaagaagaagggccATGGCGGAAGGAGCAAGATGATCAAAGCGAGGGGTTTTGAGAAGGGTTCTAAGAGTGCTTACAATTTGCATGGTAGAATAAGGGGAAAATTACTAAAGGGTTTACTTGGGATAAAAGTTTCGTTTTTTTCTTGGTATTACTCGGGATAAAACTGAGTAATTCTTGGCATACAAGCGATTAAGGCTTGTAAGCTTTACAAGTTCAATTAAAACTAACGCTCAAAACACGTTTCGaaccattcttcttcctcttcgtcttctcattcttcttttctttcgtttcttgccttctctttctcctccttcttcttctt from Arachis ipaensis cultivar K30076 chromosome B09, Araip1.1, whole genome shotgun sequence includes these protein-coding regions:
- the LOC107618039 gene encoding cinnamoyl-CoA reductase 2 translates to MAMAASAAKKKICVTGAGGFLASWVVKFLLSKGYIVHGTVRQPGDEKYAHLMKLEGASENLKLFKADLLSYESVQSAIAGCNAVFHVACPVPSTTSTNPEVEMIEPAVKGTTNVLEASLEAKVERVVYVSSVAAAFMNPNFPNDKVIDESCWSDKDYCRKSNNWYCFSKTEAEEQALDFAKRTGLDVVSICPTLVLGPILRSSIVNASSLVLLKILKGCESLENKHRWIVDVRDVADAILLAYEKPEAEGRYICTSHPVKAKDMVEKLKSKYPNYNYPTNFVEVDDHQTKLSSEKLQRLGWRYKPLEETLTDAVESYKEAGLLQSK
- the LOC110266234 gene encoding tetraketide alpha-pyrone reductase 1-like, which translates into the protein MAMAASAAKKKICVTGAGGFLASWVVKFLLSKGYIVHGTVRQPGDEKYAHLMKLEGASENLKLFKADLLSYESVQSAIAGCNAVFHVACPVPSTTSTNPEAWNLLIS
- the LOC107619746 gene encoding uncharacterized protein LOC107619746 isoform X1 produces the protein MQIVSTLRTLLKTPRFDHLAPSAMALLLLLQLRTKPNNNPFTNPALFFLFSKSSSSSSLRDLKHTLKHQQSESQSQSQSQYPSTPSEQSSSFTNTHYHQQQQQQQHQQQQKNSLHDIRGTLSEFRRRTAAETLPDESLSFSDIYDRTVRRKTPFPDMESSGTAHGGGRRPFNLGAVRDDLRKPGEARARDRRRADSFSLEAYREVLRSRPLDSSATAAAGASSPENVVGTASWLPDSVLKQKRRKEESEFMKVYSFGELGEKLKKLRPEGMRKEWFSIEELNERLKRMREKEVEEAESNVTGGVLFKDMRECLVSEDEKSRKSSLQKSDILSQLIGTPAYYSDPRKEHLVEKYFHPDNMSSEEKLKIELAKVRDEFKMSESDCGSARVQVAQLTTKIKHLSAVLHKKDVHSRKGLIAMVQRRKRLLKYLRRTDWESYCFVISKLGLRDNPDHGRKT
- the LOC110262421 gene encoding cinnamoyl-CoA reductase 2-like — its product is MIEPAVKGTTNVLEASLEAKVERVVYVSSVAAAFMNPNFPNDKVIDESCWSDKDYCRKSNNWYCFSKTEAEEQALDFAKRTGLDVVSICPTLVLGPILRSSIVNASSLVLLKILKGA
- the LOC107619746 gene encoding uncharacterized protein LOC107619746 isoform X2 gives rise to the protein MQIVSTLRTLLKTPRFDHLAPSAMALLLLLQLRTKPNNNPFTNPALFFLFSKSSSSSSLRDLKHTLKHQQSESQSQSQSQYPSTPSEQSSSFTNTHYHQQQQQQQHQQQQKNSLHDIRGTLSEFRRRTAAETLPDESLSFSDIYDRTVRRKTPFPDMESSGTAHGGGRRPFNLGAVRDDLRKPGEARARDRRRADSFSLEAYREVLRSRPLDSSATAAAGASSPENVVGTASWLPDSVLKQKRRKEESEFMKVYSFGELGEKLKKLRPEGMRKEWFSIEELNERLKRMREKEVEEAESNVTGGVLFKDMRECLVSEDEKSRKSSLQKSDILSQLIGTPAYYSDPRKEHLVEKYFHPDNMSSEEKLKIELAKVRDEFKMSESDCGSARVQVAQLTTKIKHLSAVLHKKSCHDPSY